The Rhizobium rosettiformans genomic sequence CTCTTCACAAAACTGCAAAATGCCTATTGACGGGCGAACAGGTTTTGTGGTCTTAAGCCGCTCATCGGATGGGCGTGTAGCTCAGCGGGAGAGCACTACGTTGACATCGTAGGGGTCACAGGTTCAATCCCTGTCACGCCCACCATTCGAATTCTTTCAAGGGCTTGCCGGAAACGGCGAGCCCTTTTTGGTTTCTGGTTTGCAATCCGCTTGGAATCGCGAATCATAAGGCTTGGTCATCTGTCGGCAAAAACTGGAGCGTCTCACCGTATAGAAATAGGCAGCGCAGCAAATTCATTTTTTAGAATAGTACGCTGTTCGCACCGTATCGATACATTCGGCATACGTTTGAAGAATCCAAGTCCTGTCCGCCTTGGTCCATCCTGCCTTCAGATTATCTGGATCGCTCGCTGAAACGCTTTTCTGTTCAACTGCAGCGATTGTCGCAAAGAGTTTGAAGGCAACCTCCTCTGGTGAATTTTCACCAAGATGAACTACGTTCTTATCAGCCATTCGTTCATTCCTTCTTTGGTTGCAAGCTAGAAGGAACACGCTTTTCACGATTTTAGCAACAGTCGAAGGGACGGCATACGGCAATTTACTTGGCTACCCGGCTCTGAACGCTCACCCCTTCACCACCGAAACCGCTTCCCCCGCATAAACCACCACATAGCCGCCCATTGGCTTCAGCATCCGCGCCCGCGCCTCAAGCTCCCCGAGATAAGGCGCCTCTCGACAGATCGCGGCCGCCTCCGGCTCCACCAGCACCGTCAGCTGCGGCCCCTGCGCATACATCATCATCCGGCTCAACCTAGGCTCCCATTCGTCCCCGAGCGTCGGATCGGTGCGCCACAGGCAGTAAAAGTCGCGGCAGGTCGAAGGCCTGACATCATAGGCGTCGCAGCCGCCGCCGGGCAGACAGTGGCGACACGGCTCATTCGCCGGTTTGTCAAATTCTGCGATATCGGGAAGGATGCAGCAGAGCGAACAACTGCCGCAATCGCGGCCCGGCACCAGCGCCGGGCCCTGCCCTTGCCCCGGCAAAGTCATCTCATGCCGCCGGACCGATGGCGACGGAGATCGGCGAGAGCCCTTCGACCGCGCCTTCAAGCCGGTCGCCCGGCTGCAGCGCGCCGACGCCAGACGGCGTGCCGGTGAAGATCAGGTCGCCGGGCGTCAGGTGATAGTAACGCGACAGATGGCTGATCATCTCCGGCACCGACCAGACCATTTCGTTGAGATGGCCTTCCTGGCGCGGGCTGCCATTGACCACAAGCGAGATGCGCTGTGCATCTGGCACAAATTCAGCGGCCGGGGTGATCGCACCGATCACGGCCGACTCCTCGAAGGCTTTCGCAATGTCCCAGGGACGCTGTTTTTCCTTCATGGCGTTCTGCAGATCGCGCCTCGTCATGTCGAGCCCGACGGCATAGCCGAACACCGCCTTCATCGCGTCATCGGTCGAGACCCGGAAGACCGGCTTTCCGATGGCAATCACGAGTTCGATCTCGTGGTGATAATCTGCCGTGCCGGGCGGATAGGC encodes the following:
- a CDS encoding fumarylacetoacetate hydrolase family protein — translated: MTRPLFSVPTAPLIPVHGMAEGFPIHRIFCVGRNYAAHAAELGNTVDRVAPFYFTKPATGLVLDGGAIAYPPGTADYHHEIELVIAIGKPVFRVSTDDAMKAVFGYAVGLDMTRRDLQNAMKEKQRPWDIAKAFEESAVIGAITPAAEFVPDAQRISLVVNGSPRQEGHLNEMVWSVPEMISHLSRYYHLTPGDLIFTGTPSGVGALQPGDRLEGAVEGLSPISVAIGPAA